A single region of the Anopheles funestus chromosome X, idAnoFuneDA-416_04, whole genome shotgun sequence genome encodes:
- the LOC125764132 gene encoding regulator of telomere elongation helicase 1 homolog produces the protein MPEYMINGVPVNFPFEPYQLQKNYMAKVIECLQNKSNGVLESPTGTGKTLSLLCSSLAWLLHMKAKMSQQAQLRAETIDTLHLPELSNAKNNNLTPEQALALREQHMNAKVKIIYASRTHSQLSQAMQELKNTSYLFIRTVILGSRDQLCIHGEISKQENNSIKTMLCREEVKSRNCSFYNRVEYAKDRSEVTSVPVLDIEDLITVGRKMKACPYYLSKELVEQADVVFMPYNYLLDPKARKANGLTLQNSVIILDEAHNVEKMCEENGSGRIRSSDIAVAIEDTSSVMKVLMDSGGAASTIDGEKQLDFTLDDLVLLKEILLNVEKAVDDMPIMFSQGGTTHPGTYIFDLLEKANIKFGNVNVILQVLNSTITYITTAMANNFVRRGAGLQSLVDFLEVVYAGNGPEYRQAIEKCFRVHVDFEETNQSVKGNVKRADGWTATKQNVKTPAKPNSKVINFWCFNPGFGMKQLLDSGARSIILTSGTLAPLKPLISELNMPVAVSLENPHIIDPSQVYVKVITHGPDRVELNSSFKNRSNPEYISSLGRTALSLCPIIPGGLLIFFPSYPLLNKCTEEWQASGIWAQINRIKPIFVEPRTKDSFVTTMTEYYAKVRDPESRGAIFMAVCRGKVSEGLDFADANGRAVMITGLPFPPLKDARVVLKKQYLDTNRTRENELITGNDWYSLEASRAVNQAIGRVIRHKHDFGAILLCDSRFQNPRQQSQLSAWIHSHLREERNAPNFGTVVGEMARFFRNMAKFDVPARVRELGTIKVEGEEREKLSMDEKKFHINGNDPSASSSSSGLVTLYKRERKDDNEVLTSATAFSDMELVARKKRKIVLIPQKFVKSEPLSAVENETTPVKREVEVVSDEEQTAEQQGERIAPENRVDFLREVKGSLDATNYKLFLQALARYNRDSDFPVFIEQMIICFKAPPLLYLLKAMRRFVKLEHKLQFDTRMEQIMSRPNQTPSSLRDFM, from the exons ATGCCGGAATACATGATCAACGGTGTGCCGGTGAATTTTCCGTTTGAACCGTACCAGTTGCAAAAGAATTACATGGCCAAAGTGATTGAGTGTCTGCAGAACAAAAGTAATGGCGTCCTGGAATCTCCCACCGGAACTGGTAAAACTCTTAGCCTACTATGTTCTTCCCTAGCATGGTTGCTTCACATGAAAGCTAAG aTGTCCCAGCAAGCACAGTTGCGTGCCGAAACGATCGATACACTTCACCTGCCAGAGCTGAGCAatgcgaaaaataataatcttaCCCCGGAACAGGCACTTGCATTAAGGGAACAGCATATGAATGCGAAGGTGAAAATAATCTACGCATCCCGGACACATTCTCAGCTGTCGCAAGCGATGCAGGAGCTGAAAAACACTAGCTATCTTTTCATACGCACGGTTATACTCGGTTCCCGTGATCAGCTCTGTATACACGGTGAGATTTCCAAGCAGGAAAACAACTCCATTAAGACAATGCTGTGTCGGGAGGAGGTTAAATCGCGTAACTGCTCTTTCTACAATCGTGTAGAATATGCGAAGGATCGGTCGGAGGTTACCTCCGTGCCAGTGCTGGATATAGAAGATCTCATCACGGTCGGTCGGAAAATGAAAGCCTGCCCGTATTATCTGTCGAAGGAGTTGGTAGAACAGGCGGATGTCGTTTTTATGCCGTACAACTATTTGCTGGATCCGAAGGCACGTAAAGCGAACGGGCTAACGTTGCAAAACAGTGTCATCATACTGGACGAAGCACACAATGTGGAGAAAATGTGCGAAGAAAATGGTTCCGGACGGATACGGTCGTCCGATATTGCGGTAGCGATCGAGGATACGTCCTCCGTCATGAAGGTGTTGATGGATTCCGGTGGAGCTGCCAGCACTATCGACGGTGAAAAGCAGCTCGACTTTACACTGGACGATTTAGTGCTGCTAAAAGAAATTTTACTAAACGTGGAAAAAGCGGTAGATGATATGCCGATAATGTTCTCACAGGGTGGTACGACACATCCGGGCACTTACATATTTGATTTGTTGGAGAAGGCAAAC ATAAAATTCGGCAACGTTAATGTGATTTTGCAAGTGCTTAACTCAACGATCACGTACATCACTACCGCTATGGCGAACAATTTCGTACGCCGCGGTGCTGGTTTACAGTCGCTGGTCGATTTTCTCGAGGTGGTGTACGCCGGCAATGGTCCGGAGTATCGGCAGGCGATCGAAAAATGCTTCCGTGTGCACGTTGACTTTGAGGAAACAAATCAATCGGTCAAGGGTAACGTCAAACGTGCGGATGGTTGGAcggcaacgaaacaaaacgttaaAACACCGGCAAAACCCAACTCAAAGGTGATCAATTTTTGGTGCTTCAATCCTGGTTTCGGTATGAAGCAGCTGTTAGATAGCGGGGCACGAAGCATTATACTGACGAGCGGTACACTGGCACCACTGAAACCGCTTATCAGCGAGCTTAATATGCCGGTTGCGGTCAGTTTGGAGAATCCGCACATAATCGACCCAAGCCAAGTGTACGTGAAGGTAATAACGCACGGTCCGGATCGGGTAGAGTTGAACTCGAGCTTCAAGAATCGTTCCAACCCCGAGTACATATCGTCACTCGGTCGAACAGCACTGTCCCTGTGTCCGATCATACCGGGCGGATTGCTTATCTTTTTCCCTTCCTACCCACTGCTAAACAAATGCACCGAAGAGTGGCAGGCAAGCGGCATTTGGGCGCAAATTAATCGTATCAAACCGATTTTCGTAGAACCCCGCACCAAGGATTCGTTCGTGACGACGATGACGGAGTATTATGCGAAGGTGCGCGATCCGGAAAGCCGTGGTGCAATCTTTATGGCGGTATGCCGCGGCAAAGTGTCGGAAGGGTTAGATTTTGCCGACGCAAATGGCCGGGCGGTCATGATCACGGGGCTCCCCTTTCCACCGCTAAAGGACGCTCGGGTCGTACTGAAAAAGCAATACCTCGATACGAACCGTACGCGCGAAAATGAACTCATCACCGGTAACGATTGGTACTCGTTGGAAGCGTCCCGTGCCGTAAATCAGGCAATCGGGCGCGTTATACGGCACAAGCATGATTTCGGTGCAATCCTTCTGTGTGATTCACGGTTTCAGAACCCACGGCAACAGTCGCAGCTATCCGCGTGGATACATAGCCACCTGCGGGAAGAGCGTAATGCACCCAACTTCGGTACGGTCGTCGGTGAAATGGCGCGCTTTTTCCGCAACATGGCAAAGTTTGACGTGCCGGCCAGGGTGCGGGAATTGGGTACGATAAAGGTGGAAGGTGAGGAACGTGAGAAGCTCTCGATGGACGAAAAAAAGTTCCACATAAACGGCAACGATCCttcagccagcagcagcagcagcgggctGGTAACGCTGTACAAACGCGAACGAAAGGACGACAATGAAGTGCTCACATCAGCGACAGCATTCTCCGACATGGAGCTAGTGGCacgaaaaaaacgtaaaatagTGCTCATACCgcaaaaatttgtcaaatcCGAACCGCTGTCCGCGGTGGAGAATGAAACCACCCCGGTGAAGCGCGAAGTGGAGGTGGTGAGCGATGAAGAACAGACCGCGGAACAGCAGGGAGAGCGAATTGCGCCGGAAAATAGGGTGGATTTTCTGCGTGAGGTTAAAGGTTCTCTAGACGCGACAAACTACAAGCTGTTCCTGCAAGCGCTGGCCCGGTACAACCGGGATAGTGATTTTCCAGTTTTTATAGAGCAAATGATTATCTGCTTTAAAGCACCGCCATTGCTGTATCTGTTGAAAG CGATGCGAAGATTTGTTAAACTAGAACACAAATTACAGTTCGATACAAGGATGGAGCAAATAATGTCTCGGCCAAATCAGACGCCAAGCAGTTTGAGAGATTTTATGtag
- the LOC125764244 gene encoding T-complex protein 11-like protein 1 translates to MPDNTGRDARMKKEDLPTGQDNKKQIMDLLAKLMENASLSNDNAKVIGFLMPATDNEPEKFVQLSDLERSLEDMALVHEIAINEKFKLKPTQPEMAIHMVQKTMKDAYWNLLRDELSQSPPCYKMVIQLLLDIKETFKSLLRGNNDRALNAILSVLDETNIRQLADEHGSAVLEYNAQFIIKIMGMACCPARDSEIAALKREPEPITQLRGIMEVLDKMKLDMANFVLASTRTQFVRYSVEYERKKFVELQTICGNNFPNTVEWLKRNNPANADNVSASDTDEAAGGGPSVRSEMRTIRLNDVQMPDYYIDAYQEFLQPGKNHPFPELLKLDQERMVQVKETALRMSTCATIMQLTCAAVPTLAHHPARADLASKLIILSMDYPGKTALKDLLENLWVQVHVSISDPSTQPKGGSVADSTKLALKTQILSIDDSMSVYSVIWRKLMLYMKALVMAEKEDHVPFPVSFYDYRAATVEVAGLFKRIVLHNFEVYGNFYIQSMQDC, encoded by the exons ATGCCTGACAATACCGG TCGCGATGCCCGCATGAAGAAGGAAGATCTTCCCACCGGGCAGGACAACAAAAAGCAGATCATGGATTTACTAGCGAAGCTGATGGAAAACGCCAGCCTTAGCAATGACAATGCGAAAGTGATTGGTTTCCTAATGCCAGCCACGGATAATGAGCCGGAAAAGTTTGTACAGCTGTCCGATTTGGAACGTTCGCTCGAGGATATGGCGCTGGTGCACGAGATTGCTATAAATGAAAAGTTTAAGCTAAAACCAACACAACCAGAAATGGCTATCCACATGGTGCAGAAAACGATGAAGGATGCGTACTGGAATTTACTGCGCGACGAGCTGTCACAAAGCCCACCGTGCTACAAAATGGTGATCCAGCTGCTGCTGGACATCAAGGAAACGTTCAAATCATTGCTGCGCGGCAACAATGACCGTGCGCTGAACGCCATCTTGTCGGTGCTGGATGAAACCAACATTCGCCAGCTGGCAGACGAGCATGGCAGTGCCGTGCTGGAATACAACGCGCAGTTTATTATCAAAATCATGGGTATGGCTTGCTGTCCGGCGCGCGATTCTGAGATTGCGGCGCTGAAGCGGGAACCCGAACCAATCACACAACTGCGCGGCATAATGGAGGTGTTGGATAAAATGAAGCTTGATATGGCAAACTTTGTGCTTGCTTCGACCCGTACCCAGTTTGTGCGTTATTCGGTAGAGTATGAGCGGAAGAAGTTTGTCGAGCTGCAGACTATCTGTGGCAATAACTTCCCAAACACTGTGGAGTGGTTGAAGCGCAACAATCCAGCAAATGCGGACAATGTTTCCGCATCGGATACCGACGAAGCGGCTGGTGGTGGCCCCTCCGTCCGTTCGGAGATGCGCACAATCCGTCTGAATGACGTGCAGATGCCGGATTATTACATCGATGCGTACCAAGAATTTCTCCAGCCGGGAAAGAACCATCCCTTTCCGGAGCTGCTCAAGCTCGACCAAGAGCGCATGGTGCAGGTGAAGGAGACCGCCTTACGTATGAGTACGTGTGCCACCATTATGCAGCTGACGTGTGCGGCCGTACCGACCCTGGCCCATCATCCGGCACGTGCCGATCTGGCCAGCAAGCTGATCATACTGAGCATGGACTATCCGGGCAAAACCGCACTGAAGGATTTGCTGGAAAACCTTTGGGTGCAGGTGCACGTTAGCATTTCCGATCCGTCAACCCAACCGAAGGGTGGCTCCGTTGCCGATAGTACGAAGCTCGCACTGAAGACACAAATTCTTAGCATTGACGACAGCATGTCAGTGTACAGCGTCATCTGGCGCAAGCTGATGCTCTACATGAAGGCACTAGTAATGGCCGAGAAAGAAGATCACGTACCCTTCCCTGTAAGCTTTTACGACTATCGTGCGGCAACGGTGGAGGTTGCCGGACTGTTTAAACGTATCGTGTTGCACAACTTCGAGGTATATGGCAACTTTTACATCCAATCGATGCAGGATTGTTAA
- the LOC125764109 gene encoding integrator complex subunit 6, with the protein MTIIVFLVDTSASMCQRALVNGVQKTYLDIAKGAVETFLKFRQRSQDCMGDRYMLLTFEDPPNNVKAGWKENHATFMNELKNLQSNGLTSMGEALKNAFDLLNLNRMQSGIDTYGQGRCPFYLEPSVIIVLTDGGKYAFRNGVHQEIILPLHAQMPGTKLTKEPFRWDQRLFSLVLRMPGNRVEERADGKVPHDDSMIEKMCEVTGGRSYKIKSHYVLNQCIESLVQKVQPGVVIHFDQLISNNGDSSTADLQFQSTKRMIYVPKQHPSQKTFPVGYWPIPEPYWPDPKLTNLPPRDAHPKIKIISPSCDEPQVLRNFPIDKYELEASPLTLQILSKKESNKVWPLIVSTGMQGEMPFGYLKPNSTVPIVHLYVLPYNYQMLLPLINDLFHKFNLNPPNDWVYKFTNYVKTIPQYYCPFLRRALATTPNVPYQLVQYILPENLDSYLCPAVANYLKQMKNTAKLDQENLCLRVLKQLKQPKPAYHQLETAKLCGTQQMKRDIVTHPMLKDTFTKMHMEIANFDSYTIVVPSIIQTAATKNYRNPYDIPRRDLIDEIARMRENFFHLPTSGINVFTKDSGHCLPISDMGNYQEYLKNKETPLRELEPTNVRQHMFGNPYKKDKNMVMVDEADLNDLAPMKASGVPGPHPSSHMKKSMEQSTVTRMSRKRKAGPIRKDYVFKRSAMDMASSTSGSLSGDDVNMSELLTDDESCSEFSSGSDIEEDNEGCLVMALDAPEELNETNGLGTMQNYPLLLDMAGTGGGSLESVRSPAESITATSPNKQSEKVEFGSGSTPPNPSITCRVQLVSIASEDVAAVSIGEVKVIHCAESPGNDDTQSVGEKEQQRSDEPIASSPLSSSSSSSSASKKQTHEQIDSLGPLVRPEANVIESDDGGQRQQSQTKKGTLQQHAERSATEQSNYDSERIDAAKQDGTEKAESNVRPEEQTIQLEVRLDPTDGGGGVGVGRKQHIELNEQIECKTEPSDQAAKDIKTASPASLPKGLTAEEQLSLANVPSRQEGVKEDDYLETNHDAGDETNAKESEQSTKGRIQSDNTSTLAEESDRGVTMAVDYETDVQPTGQEAVRKSPETKQPSQGIQSTEPAKSEQVRDLEHNLGEIHIQQQSTLAEEHTLPTWKPLQQQQQQQHDQRSRHALVSQWGHDTNNGMTDVLKTSKQQPHDQRGTPRHPAVSQWGLDADSDMTDVMKISNILKTCHNGGDNDRDKDSHFEESSVERSNNANSSTATQDGTKPSRPVGGSASEAEPVMVLANGLVSAAMNGGDSMVQPTLNWDYNFALYSCVEDEQELEQIEEMNLKTRSIVFRDIRRPGRDYTQLLKHLELVQGSRMTQKHFVDMCVHEARRFRRHRMVECIQEWWAQHTGRSVPGIVKRTRAKQEGGGANSFYIYGNNDGLEDEQEHALTPDNLYFVNDTGASVYSSETFRSTTPPSATYLNNSIGSAYGTTDFSHNNHHFAEVVHVSYPNSI; encoded by the exons ATGACGATTATTGTGTTCCTTGTCGATACCTCCGCCTCCATGTGCCAGCGGGCACTGGTGAACGGTGTGCAGAAGACTTACCTAGACATCGCGAAAGGTGCCGTCGAAACGTTCCTCAAGTTTCGCCAACGGTCGCAGGACTGTATGGGCGATCGGTACATGCTACTAACGTTCGAAGATCCACCGAACAACGTGAAGGCGGGCTGGAAGGAAAATCACGCCACGTTCATGAACGAGTTAAAGAACTTGCAAAGCAACGGGCTAACGTCGATGGGTGAAGCGTTAAAGAATGCGTTTGATTTGCTAAATCTAAACCGCATGCAATCCGGCATAGATACATACGGACAGGGCCGGTGTCCGTTCTACCTGGAACCGTCCGTTATAATCGTGCTAACGGACGGTGGGAAATACGCGTTCCGTAACGGTGTACACCAGGAGATTATACTTCCACTGCACGCCCAGATGCCCGGTACGAAACTAACGAAGGAACCATTTCGTTGGGATCAACGCCTGTTCTCGCTCGTGCTGCGTATGCCCGGCAATCGAGTGGAGGAACGTGCGGACGGCAAGGTCCCACACGACGATTCAATGATCGAAAAAATGTGCGAAGTGACAGGCGGTCGATCATACAAAATAAAGTCACATTACGTATTGAATCAGTGTATCGAAAGTTTAGTACAGAAAGTCCAACCGGGCGTTGTGATACACTTCGATCAGCTGATCTCAAACAACGGTGACAGCAGTACGGCGGATTTACAGTTTCAGTCGACCAAGCGTATGATTTACGTGCCGAAGCAGCACCCGTCGCAGAAAACCTTCCCGGTGGGGTACTGGCCCATCCCGGAACCGTATTGGCCGGATCCGAAACTAACGAATTTGCCACCGCGCGATGCACATCCGAAGATCAAGATCATTTCACCGAGTTGTGATGAACCTCAGGTACTGCGGAACTTTCCGATCGACAAGTACGAGCTCGAGGCTAGCCCACTAACGCTGCAGATACTGTCGAAGAAGGAAtcgaacaaagtgtggccattgATCGTGTCGACCGGTATGCAGGGTGAGATGCCATTTGGATATCTAAAACCGAACAGTACCGTACCGATCGTGCATCTGTACGTCCTGCCGTACAACTACCAAATGCTGCTCCCGCTTATCAACGATCTGTTTCACAAGTTTAATCTAAATCCACCGAACGATTGGGTGTACAAATTTACCAACTACGTCAAAACGATCCCGCAATATTATTGTCCCTTTCTGCGGCGTGCACTAGCGACCACACCGAACGTGCCCTACCAGCTGGTGCAGTACATACTGCCGGAAAATCTGGACAGCTACCTGTGTCCGGCCGTGGCCAACTATCTGAAGCAGATGAAAAATACGGCCAAACTCGATCAGGAAAATCTATGTCTACGCGTGCTGAAGCAACTAAAGCAACCGAAACCGGCATACCATCAGCTCGAGACAGCGAAGCTGTGCGGCACCCAACAGATGAAGCGTGACATCGTCACGCATCCGATGCTGAAGGATACATTCACCAAAATGCACATGGAAATAGCAAACTTCGACAGCTACACGATCGTCGTACCGTCCATCATACAGACGGCGGCGACGAAAAACTATCGCAATCCGTACGACATTCCGCGCCGGGACCTGATCGATGAAATAGCACGGATGAGGGAAAACTTCTTCCATCTGCCAACGAGCGGTATTAATGTATTCACGAAAGATTCCGGCCACTGTTTGCCGATCTCGGACATGGGCAACTATCAGGAGTATTTGAAAAACAAGGAAACGCCGCTGCGCGAGCTGGAACCGACGAACGTGCGGCAGCACATGTTCGGCAATCCGTACAAGAAGGACAAAAACATGGTTATGGTGGATGAGGCAGATTTGAACGATCTCGCACCGATGAAGGCGAGCGGTGTACCGGGACCACATCCGAGCAGTCACATGAAGAAAAGCATGGAGCAGAGTACGGTGACGCGCATGAGCCGGAAACGGAAGGCGGGTCCGATACGGAAGGATTATGTGTTCAAACGTTCCGCGATGGATATGGCCAGCAGTACGTCCGGTTCGCTCAGTGGGGATGATGTAAATATGAGTGAGCTGTTAACCGATGATGAGAGCTGTTCCGAGTTTAGCAGCGGTAGCGATATCGAGGAGGATAATGAAGGCTGTTTGGTAATGGCACTAGATGCACCGGAAGAATTGAACGAAACGAATGGGCTTGGTACGATGCAGAATTATCCGTTGCTTCTAGACATGGCTGGTACAGGTGGAGGTTCGTTGGAATCAGTCCGCTCGCCGGCGGAATCGATCACCGCTACCAGTCCGAACAAACAATCCGAAAAGGTTGAATTTGGCAGTGGTTCTACGCCACCCAATCCAAGTATAACGTGCCGTGTGCAGTTGGTGTCGATTGCTAGTGAGGATGTGGCGGCAGTTTCGATCGGTGAGGTAAAGGTAATACATTGTGCGGAATCGCCCGGCAACGATGATACTCAATCCGTCGGTGAGAAAGAGCAGCAACGTTCGGATGAACCAATAGCGTCGTCACCATTAtcatcctcctcctcctcctcttccgcTTCGAAAAAGCAAACGCATGAACAAATCGATTCATTGGGACCACTGGTGCGTCCGGAAGCGAACGTGATAGAATCAGACGACGGTGGACAACGGCAACAATCACAAACGAAGAAAGGCACGTTACAGCAGCATGCGGAAAGAAGCGCGACGGAGCAAAGCAATTATGATTCGGAACGAATCGATGCGGCAAAGCAGGACGGCACGGAAAAGGCAGAATCGAACGTACGGCCAGAAGAACAAACCATACAGCTGGAGGTTCGATTGGATCCAAcagacggtggtggtggtgttggtgttggtagGAAACAGCACATCGAGCTTAATGAACAAATCGAATGTAAAACGGAACCCTCTGATCAAGCAGCGAAAGATATTAAGACAGCAAGTCCCGCTTCGTTGCCGAAAGGTTTAACAGCAGAAGAGCAGCTGTCGCTAGCGAATGTTCCATCGCGCCAGGAAGGTGTGAAGGAAGATGATTATCTAGAAACGAATCACGACGCGGGCGATGAAACAAATGCGAAGGAAAGCGAGCAAAGTACAAAGGGAAGAATACAATCGGATAATACGAGTACGTTAGCGGAAGAATCCGATCGTGGCGTAACGATGGCGGTAGATTACGAGACAGATGTACAACCGACCGGTCAGGAAGCGGTACGCAAAAGTCCGGAAACAAAGCAACCGAGTCAAGGCATTCAATCGACGGAGCCTGCAAAGTCCGAACAAGTTCGTGATTTAGAGCATAATTTAGGTGAAATACATATTCAGCAACAATCGACATTAGCAGAGGAGCATACCCTGCCAACTTGGAAACcactgcaacagcagcagcagcagcagcatgatCAGCGTTCACGCCACGCTTTAGTTTCCCAGTGGGGTCACGACACTAACAATGGTATGACGGACGTACTGAAGACGTCCAAGCAGCAACCGCATGATCAAAGGGGCACACCACGCCATCCGGCGGTGTCACAATGGGGTCTCGATGCCGATAGTGATATGACGGatgtaatgaaaatttccAACATCCTCAAAACCTGTCACAATGGTGGAGATAATGACCGTGACAAGGATAGCCACTTTGAGGAGAGTTCCGTGGAACGGTCCAACAATGCGAACAGCAGTACGGCGACACAGGACGGCACAAAACCATCACGCCCGGTCGGAGGTTCTGCGTCCGAGGCGGAACCGGTCATGGTACTGGCGAACGGGCTCGTATCGGCCGCGATGAATGGTGGCGACAGCATGGTACAGCCAACGCTCAACTGGGATTACAACTTTGCCCTTTACTCCTGCGTCGAGGACGAACAAGAGCTGGAACAGATTGAGGAGATGAATCTGAAGACGCGCTCGATCGTGTTCCGTGACATTAGGCGACCGGGGCGCGACTACACGCAACTGCTAAAGCATCTCGAGCTCGTCCAGGGTAGCCGTATGACGCAGAAGCACTTCGTCGATATGTGCGTACACGAGGCGCGTCGTTTCCGGCGCCATCGGATGGTGGAATGCATACAGGAATGGTGGGCCCAGCACACCGGACGATCAGTACCGGGCATTGTAAAACGGACGCGCGCAAAACAGGAAGGTGGCGGGGCCAACTCCTTCTACATCTACGGTAATAACGATGGGCTAGAGGACGAACAGGAACACGCACTAACGCCGGACAATCTGTACTTTGTGAACGATACCGGTGCGTCGGTTTACAGCAGTGAAACGTTCCGCAGCACCACACCACCAAGTGCAACGTATCTGAACAACAGCATCGGTAGCGCATACGGGACCACCGACTTTAGTCACAATAATCATCACTTTGCTGAGGTGGTGCATGTATCGTACCCAAACTC TATATAA